From the genome of Vicia villosa cultivar HV-30 ecotype Madison, WI linkage group LG2, Vvil1.0, whole genome shotgun sequence, one region includes:
- the LOC131650790 gene encoding pre-mRNA-splicing factor ATP-dependent RNA helicase DEAH1-like, whose protein sequence is MKRSRGEEVESLRKYSRQCYLQKREEKKLQQLRDDIIDEHYLFEGVELSESEYRDFTHKQQTYDIIANKIGLDVAAKDEYTMPELYDDHQFGINQDKRFSVAMQRYTRDDDKEVDWEDNQIKKATLSFGSKNRRSDDDNHQFVFEDHVDFIKASIMDGHDFQREIALEKSKPKTSVLQALQEDRKNLPIYSFRDELLEAVHNHQIIVIVGETGSGKTTQIPQYLHEAGYTKDGRMIACTQPRRVAAMSVAARVSQEMGVKLGHEVGYSIRFEDCTSKKTVLKYMTDGMLLREFLVHPQLETYSVVMVDEAHERTLSTDLLFGLLKDLALARPDLKLLISSATLDADKFSTFFDFAPIFNIPGRRYPVEIYFTQAPEANYLDAAVVTTLQIHATQPSGDILVFLTGQEEIETVEEILKHRMRAFQAKIGELIICPIYANLPTELQAKIFEPTPKGARKVVLATNIAETSLTIDGIKYVIDPGFCKMKTYNPKTGMESLLITPISKAAADQRAGRSGRTSPGKCYRLYTAYAFKQELEDNTPPEIQRTSLANVLLTMYSLGIDCEKLMHFDFMDPPPVDSIIKAMELLYNLGASNKHGKLTKVGRRMAEFPLDPMLSKMIVASEKYKCSDEIITIAAMLSTGNSIFYRPKDKKVHADNARMNFHTGDVGDHIANLKIYNSWKEANYSKQWCYENYIQIRSMKRARDIRDQLARLLEKVEIEITSSSNDLDAIKKSIASGFFPHSAILQKYGSYRLVKGQQNVHIHPSSGLVEILPKLVLYHELALTTKEYMRQVTEIKSDWLLEIAPHFYNPMDLEDLSSKKMPRGCGRAGL, encoded by the coding sequence ATGAAGAGGAGTAGAGGAGAAGAAGTTGAATCTCTTAGAAAATATTCTCGGCAATGTTACTTACAAAAGCGAGAGGAAAAGAAATTACAACAACTCAGAGATGACATCATTGACGAACACTATCTATTTGAAGGTGTGGAGCTTTCTGAATCAGAATATCGTGACTTCACGCACAAGCAACAGACTTATGATATAATTGCAAACAAGATAGGGTTAGATGTTGCTGCTAAAGATGAGTACACAATGCCGGAACTTTACGATGATCATCAATTTGGAATTAATCAAGACAAGAGGTTTTCTGTTGCCATGCAGCGTTACACTAGAGATGATGATAAAGAAGTTGATTGGGAGGATAATCAAATCAAAAAAGCAacattgagttttggatccaaaAATAGAAGGAGTGATGATGATAATCACCAGTTTGTTTTTGAGGATCATGTTGATTTTATCAAAGCATCAATTATGGATGGGCATGATTTTCAACGGGAGATTGCATTGGAAAAATCTAAACCTAAGACTTCAGTTTTACAGGCTCTTCAAGAGGACAGAAAAAACCTACCTATCTATTCTTTCCGAGATGAATTACTTGAAGCTGTTCATAATCACCAGATCATTGTCATTGTCGGTGAAACTGGTTCCGGAAAGACTACTCAAATTCCTCAGTATCTTCATGAAGCTGGTTATACCAAGGACGGGAGGATGATTGCATGTACTCAGCCACGCCGCGTAGCTGCTATGAGTGTTGCCGCCCGAGTTTCCCAAGAGATGGGTGTTAAACTAGGACATGAAGTTGGTTATTCCATAAGATTTGAGGATTGCACTTCCAAGAAGACTGTTCTTAAATACATGACTGATGGAATGTTGTTGAGGGAATTCCTTGTTCACCCTCAGTTAGAAACTTACAGCGTCGTAATGGTGGATGAGGCGCACGAAAGAACACTCTCAACCGATCTTTTATTTGGATTGTTGAAGGATTTAGCACTTGCTCGCCCTGATCTTAAGTTACTCATATCAAGCGCCACTCTTGATGCAGATAAGTTCAGTACGTTCTTTGATTTTGCTCCGATATTCAATATTCCTGGCAGGCGGTATCCGGTTGAAATCTACTTCACCCAAGCGCCAGAAGCCAATTACTTGGATGCTGCCGTTGTCACCACGCTTCAAATCCATGCTACTCAACCTTCTGGAGATATACTTGTATTCCTTACCGGTCAAGAAGAAATTGAAACAGTGGAAGAAATCTTGAAGCATCGTATGAGAGCTTTCCAGGCTAAAATCGGCGAGTTAATTATATGCCCTATATATGCCAACCTACCAACTGAATTACAGGCTAAAATATTTGAACCCACGCCTAAAGGGGCTCGAAAGGTTGTGCTTGCCACAAACATTGCAGAAACCTCGTTGACAATTGATGGGATCAAGTATGTCATTGATCCAGGATTCTGTAAGATGAAGACTTATAACCCAAAGACTGGAATGGAGTCTTTACTGATAACTCCAATCTCAAAAGCTGCTGCTGATCAAAGAGCTGGTCGGTCGGGAAGAACAAGTCCAGGCAAGTGCTATAGGCTATACACTGCTTACGCTTTTAAACAAGAGTTGGAGGATAACACTCCACCAGAAATACAGCGGACTAGCCTCGCTAATGTACTGTTAACCATGTATAGTCTCGGTATTGATTGCGAGAAGTTGATGCATTTTGATTTTATGGATCCTCCGCCGGTTGATTCCATCATCAAAGCCATGGAGCTTTTATATAATCTAGGTGCTTCAAACAAGCATGGCAAGTTAACTAAGGTAGGTAGACGGATGGCAGAGTTCCCACTTGATCCCATGTTGTCGAAAATGATTGTTGCTTCCGAAAAGTACAAATGTTCTGACGAGATCATAACCATCGCTGCCATGCTTTCAACCGGAAACTCAATATTTTACCGGCCAAAGGATAAAAAAGTACACGCTGACAATGCAAGGATGAATTTTCACACAGGAGATGTTGGTGATCACATTGCTAATCTAAAGATCTACAATTCATGGAAGGAAGCCAATTATTCCAAGCAATGGTGTTACGAGAATTATATACAGATACGGAGCATGAAGCGTGCCAGAGACATTCGTGACCAACTTGCACGTTTATTGGAGAAGGTTGAGATCGAAATTACTTCAAGTTCTAATGACTTAGATGCCATAAAGAAGTCCATAGCATCTGGATTTTTTCCTCACTCTGCAATACTACAAAAGTATGGATCTTATCGGCTAGTAAAAGGTCAACAGAATGTACACATACACCCCAGTTCGGGGCTGGTAGAGATTCTTCCTAAATTGGTTTTATACCATGAGCTAGCACTCACAACTAAGGAGTATATGAGGCAGGTGACAGAGATAAAGTCAGACTGGTTGTTGGAGATAGCCCCCCATTTTTACAATCCCATGGATCTTGAAGATTTGAGCTCTAAGAAAATGCCGCGTGGATGTGGACGCGCTGGCTTATGA